From a single Aquipuribacter nitratireducens genomic region:
- a CDS encoding ABC transporter substrate-binding protein, protein MRPRTTLTLPAALGLALALAACGGTAAPEATPAPATVDPGPTVDAEATDAGSRAVEHAMGTTEVPADVERVVVLDTGELDAVVSLGVTPVGAVTTDVSESLVEYLEPALEDTEPVGTIGEPNLEAIAALQPDLVLSNTVRHEDLYDELSAIAPTVMAGDVGDSWKETLRLAAEALGETERAEQLLAAYESRAAEVGEDVSGGDPASVEVSVVRFLPGQVRLYTPTSFIGTVLADTGLARPAAQREGDTFVEAGQETIAAADGDVVFYAAYGDPADTDLAAVTGGPLWGGLDAVERGDVHEVPDDTWFLGIGVTAANLVLDDLEATLGAR, encoded by the coding sequence GTGCGACCCCGCACGACCCTGACCCTGCCCGCTGCCCTGGGCCTCGCTCTCGCCCTCGCCGCCTGCGGCGGCACGGCCGCCCCCGAGGCCACTCCCGCCCCCGCCACCGTCGACCCCGGTCCCACGGTCGACGCCGAGGCCACCGACGCCGGCAGCCGCGCCGTCGAGCACGCCATGGGCACCACCGAGGTGCCTGCGGACGTCGAGCGGGTCGTCGTGCTCGACACGGGCGAGCTCGACGCCGTCGTGTCCCTCGGGGTGACGCCCGTGGGTGCCGTCACGACCGACGTCTCGGAGTCCCTCGTCGAGTACCTCGAACCCGCCCTCGAGGACACCGAGCCGGTCGGCACCATCGGCGAGCCGAACCTCGAGGCGATCGCGGCGCTGCAGCCCGACCTCGTCCTGTCCAACACGGTCCGCCACGAGGACCTCTACGACGAGCTGTCGGCGATCGCGCCGACCGTCATGGCCGGCGACGTCGGCGACTCGTGGAAGGAGACCCTCCGGCTCGCGGCCGAGGCGCTCGGTGAGACGGAGCGGGCCGAGCAGCTGCTCGCCGCGTACGAGTCCCGCGCCGCGGAGGTCGGTGAGGACGTGAGCGGCGGTGACCCCGCGTCGGTCGAGGTCAGCGTCGTGCGCTTCCTGCCCGGGCAGGTGCGCCTCTACACGCCGACGTCCTTCATCGGGACCGTGCTCGCCGACACCGGCCTCGCGCGCCCGGCCGCGCAACGGGAGGGCGACACGTTCGTCGAGGCCGGTCAGGAGACGATCGCCGCCGCGGACGGCGACGTCGTCTTCTACGCCGCCTACGGCGACCCCGCTGACACCGACCTCGCCGCCGTCACCGGCGGACCGCTGTGGGGCGGGCTCGACGCGGTCGAGCGCGGCGACGTCCACGAGGTGCCCGACGACACGTGGTTCCTCGGCATCGGCGTGACGGCCGCGAACCTCGTCCTCGACGACCTCGAGGCCACGCTCGGCGCGCGCTGA
- a CDS encoding CHRD domain-containing protein — translation MLRTRLAVAAPAAGAAALLLAAAPALASGTNGSAQADLAPLNDSGGTGSAMVQVDGTTLEFTLAASGLLADAPHAAHIHYGEDAMGQCPTADADEDGDGFLTTSEGAPFYGGIVVSLTTEGDTSPDSGLAVDRFGVGDDISYSRGDVEVSAEVAEDILSGEAVVVVHGVDHDGDGAYSEGERGASDLDPSLPGEATDPALCGVLQASQMTEMPAGGVDTGEAEAAGRNIALAAGGALALAGGAYLVARRRTADDS, via the coding sequence ATGCTCCGCACCCGACTCGCCGTCGCCGCCCCCGCGGCCGGCGCCGCCGCCCTGCTCCTCGCCGCCGCCCCGGCACTGGCCTCCGGCACGAACGGCTCCGCCCAGGCGGACCTCGCGCCCCTCAACGACTCCGGGGGCACCGGCTCGGCCATGGTCCAGGTGGACGGCACCACCCTCGAGTTCACGCTCGCGGCCTCCGGCCTGCTCGCCGACGCGCCCCACGCCGCCCACATCCACTACGGCGAGGACGCCATGGGCCAGTGCCCCACCGCCGACGCCGACGAGGACGGCGACGGGTTCCTCACCACGAGCGAGGGCGCGCCCTTCTACGGCGGCATCGTCGTGTCACTCACCACCGAGGGCGACACCTCGCCCGACTCCGGCCTGGCCGTCGACCGCTTCGGTGTGGGCGACGACATCAGCTACTCGCGCGGCGACGTCGAGGTGAGCGCCGAGGTCGCCGAGGACATCCTCTCCGGTGAGGCCGTCGTCGTCGTCCACGGTGTCGACCACGACGGCGACGGCGCGTACTCCGAGGGCGAGCGCGGCGCGTCCGACCTCGACCCGTCGCTGCCCGGTGAGGCCACCGACCCCGCGCTGTGCGGTGTCCTCCAGGCCTCGCAGATGACCGAGATGCCGGCCGGTGGCGTCGACACCGGTGAGGCGGAGGCGGCCGGGCGCAACATCGCGCTCGCGGCCGGTGGGGCGCTCGCGCTCGCCGGTGGCGCCTACCTCGTCGCCCGTCGCCGCACGGCGGACGACAGCTGA